Proteins co-encoded in one Micropterus dolomieu isolate WLL.071019.BEF.003 ecotype Adirondacks linkage group LG19, ASM2129224v1, whole genome shotgun sequence genomic window:
- the LOC123958242 gene encoding protein Wnt-8a-like: MGPLNLLAVVLCMCCHVQIVFAWTVNNFLMTGPKAFLTHASSVQVGAQSGIQECKHQFEWDRWNCPENMLQLSTHNGLRSATKETSFVHAISAAGVMYTLTRNCSMGDFDNCGCDDSRIGQTGGRGWIWGGCSDNVAFGETISKQFVDALEGGHDSRAAVNLHNNEAGRLAIKATMRRACKCHGVSGSCTIQTCWMQLADFREVGNYLKMKHEHAKKLEMDKKPVRAGNSADNRGAVAHALRSIAPTELIYLEDSPDYCVKNHSLGFQGTEGRECLKGDKNMSQWEKKSCRRLCYECGLRVVEKRIEVVSSCNCKFHWCCTVKCDKCTQVVTKYYCARKEGGRKPHNKTKHKHGARRH; this comes from the exons ATGGGACCTTTGAATCTTCTAGCCGTGGTTCTGTGCATGTGCTGTCATGTTCAGATTGTATTCGCTTG GACGGTGAATAATTTCCTCATGACTGGACCAAAG GCTTTTCTGACCCATGCCAGCAGTGTGCAAGTGGGCGCACAAAGCGGAATACAAGAGTGTAAACACCAGTTCGAGTGGGACAGGTGGAACTGCCCAGAGAACATGCTCCAATTATCCACACACAACGGCCTTCGAAGTG CCACAAAGGAGACGTCTTTTGTCCATGCCATCAGCGCGGCCGGGGTGATGTACACGCTCACCAGGAACTGTAGTATGGGAGACTTTGACAACTGCGGCTGCGATGACTCCAGGATTGGACAGACAg GTGGTAGAGGATGGATTTGGGGTGGCTGCAGTGATAATGTGGCGTTTGGAGAGACGATCTCCAAACAGTTTGTGGACGCGCTTGAAGGTGGGCACGATTCGCGCGCAGCAGTCAACTTACATAACAACGAGGCAGGCCGACTG GCAATCAAAGCTACTATGAGGAGAGCCTGTAAGTGTCACGGGGTGTCTGGAAGCTGCACCATCCAAACCTGCTGGATGCAGCTGGCTGACTTCAGAGAAGTGGGCAACTACCTGAAGATGAAGCACGAGCATGCAAAGAAACTGGAGATGGACAAGAAGCCTGTGAGGGCTGGGAACAGCGCAGACAACCGAGGAGCCGTCGCGCACGCTCTACGGAGCATCGCCCCTACAGAGCTGATTTACCTGGAGGATTCCCCGGATTACTGCGTCAAAAACCACAGCCTGGGATTTCAGGGCACAGAGGGGCGGGAGTGTCTGAAGGGTGACAAGAACATGTCCCAGTGGGAGAAAAAGAGCTGCCGCAGGCTGTGCTATGAATGCGGCCTCAGAGTGGTGGAGAAGCGCATAGAGGTTGTCAGCAGCTGCAACTGCAAATTTCACTGGTGCTGTACCGTCAAGTGTGACAAATGCACGCAAGTTGTTACTAAATATTACTGTGCACGTAAAGAAGGCGGGAGAAAACCACACAACAAAACGAAGCACAAGCACGGTGCGCGCCGGCACTGA
- the LOC123958243 gene encoding protein Wnt-8-like, which yields MVPSLFWLLPLLYKMCPGHAWVASNFLMTGPKAYLTYARSVQVGAQSGIEECKHQFAWDRWDCPDSATQLRGLRRATRETSFVHAISAAGVMYTLTRNCSLGDLDNCGCDVSKNGKIGGRGWLWGGCSDNLDFGENISKQYVDAQETGQDSRAAVNLHNNAAGRLAVRATVKRICRCHGMSESCSVKTCWTQLSDFREIGNYLKIKHGQAQKLDTDKKRMRAGNSADNRGAIVDAFGSIAQTELIYLEDSPDYCRKNASLGLYGTEGRECVQHGEGLTQWERRSCRRLCHECGLRVEERRTEVVSSCNCKFHWCCTVNCEDCSQVIVKHVCARREGADDNGFRRRHRGPK from the exons ATGGTGCCTTCATTATTTTGGCTCCTGCCTCTTTTATACAAAATGTGTCCGGGACATGCTTG GGTGGCAAGTAACTTTCTTATGACGGGACCCAAG GCCTATCTCACCTATGCAAGAAGCGTGCAGGTGGGCGCACAGAGTGGGATAGAGGAGTGCAAACACCAATTTGCGTGGGACAGATGGGACTGTCCCGACAGCGCAACCCAGCTCAGAGGACTAAGACGTG CCACCAGAGAGACTTCCTTCGTCCACGCCATCAGTGCAGCTGGGGTCATGTACACTCTGACCAGGAACTGCAGTCTGGGAGACCTCGACAACTGTGGCTGTGATGTCTCTAAGAACGGAAAAATTG GCGGTCGTGGCTGGTTGTGGGGTGGCTGTAGTGACAACCTGGATTTCGGAGAGAATATTTCAAAACAGTACGTGGATGCACAGGAGACTGGTCAGGACTCCAGGGCTGCTGTCAACCTGCACAACAACGCGGCAGGGCGGCTG GCTGTGAGGGCAACAGTGAAGCGCATCTGTAGGTGCCATGGCATGTCTGAGAGCTGCAGCGTCAAGACCTGCTGGACACAGCTGTCAGATTTCAGAGAAATCGGCAACTACTTGAAGATCAAGCACGGCCAAGCCCAGAAGCTGGACACTGACAAAAAGCGCATGCGGGCTGGAAACAGCGCGGACAACCGAGGTGCCATAGTGGACGCATTCGGCAGCATCGCCCAGACAGAGCTCATCTACCTGGAGGACTCCCCGGACTACTGCAGGAAAAACGCCAGTTTGGGGCTGTATGGCACCGAGGGCCGGGAGTGTGTGCAGCACGGAGAGGGTTTAACCCAGTGGGAGAGGCGCAGCTGCCGCAGGCTGTGCCATGAATGTGGCCTGAGGGTGGAGGAGAGGCGCACGGAGGTAGTGAGCAGCTGCAACTGCAAATTCCACTGGTGCTGCACGGTGAACTGCGAAGACTGCTCTCAGGTTATAGTCAAACATGTGTGCGCCCGGAGGGAAGGTGCTGATGACAACGGTTTTAGACGGAGACACCGCGGAcccaaataa
- the foxi3b gene encoding forkhead box protein I3b isoform X2: MAAKTQGQSPPRCGPQFPSLGQEPPELSMYSDCYYPPPSLPSPQRTTPTSYDLSEFSTSSPNPYLWFNGSGINTPSYLATTGPPGNPGPPFVPQHYGMQRPYLGPAGAGGPGGELSWYSLPSQEDLMKLVRPPYSYSALIAMAIHGAPDRRLTLSQIYQYVADNFPFYNKSKAGWQNSIRHNLSLNDCFKKVPRDEDDPGKGNYWTLDPNCEKMFDNGNFRRKRKRKSDSLSGGDGGSGAPESGDSERDSPKNNSALNISPTADRIPSPSSSGPAHCLSSFLSEMSGVTTGAANEVGGDGLSRPLQINVPLDGPHRSTQPGSYSTYSPNSEWVPQVPAPPVLSSSPTHSSLGYSSPILSQYNGSSGHFYPTLGSAGIIYHRDGTEV, encoded by the exons ATGGCAGCAAAG ACCCAGGGCCAGTCTCCTCCTCGGTGTGGCCCGCAGTTCCCCAGCCTCGGCCAGGAGCCCCCTGAGCTCAGTATGTACAGTGACTGCTACTACCCCCCTCCTTCCTTGCCAAGTCCTCAGCGCACCACGCCAACTTCCTACGATCTGAGCGAGTTCTCAACCTCCTCCCCAAACCCTTACCTCTGGTTCAACGGCTCCGGCATCAATACGCCGTCGTACCTGGCTACTACTGGCCCGCCCGGTAATCCCGGCCCTCCCTTTGTCCCTCAGCACTATGGCATGCAGAGGCCTTACCTGGGTCCTGCTGGAGCTGGGGGTCCAGGAGGGGAGCTGAGTTGGTACTCTCTCCCCTCACAAGAAGACCTGATGAAGCTGGTCAGGCCACCTTACTCCTACTCCGCTCTCATCGCCATGGCTATCCACGGAGCACCAGACAGGAGACTGACCTTGAGTCAGATTTACCAGTACGTCGCCGACAATTTCCCGTTCTACAACAAGAGTAAAGCAGGCTGGCAGAATTCCATCAGACACAACCTGTCACTCAATGACTGCTTCAAAAAAGTACCAAGAGATGAGGATGATCCag GCAAGGGCAACTACTGGACACTTGACCCAAACTGCGAAAAGATGTTTGACAACGGGAACTTCCGCCGCAAAAGGAAAAGGAAGTCTGATTCCCTCTCCGGTGGTGATGGCGGTTCAGGGGCTCCAGAGTCGGGTGACAGCGAGAGGGACAGCCCCAAAAACAACTCTGCCCTTAACATCTCACCCACAGCGGACAGGATCCCCTCACCTTCATCATCAGGTCCCGCACATTGTCTGAGCAGCTTCTTATCCGAGATGTCTGGTGTGACCACTGGAGCAGCTAATGAGGTGGGAGGTGATGGGTTAAGCAGGCCACTGCAGATCAACGTTCCTTTAGATGGGCCTCATAGATCCACGCAACCTGGAAGCTATAGTACCTACTCCCCCAACTCAGAGTGGGTACCGCAAGTGCCAGCTCCCCCTGTGCTCTCCTCTTCACCCACCCACTCTTCCCTAGGCTACTCTAGCCCCATCCTCAGCCAGTACAATGGGTCCAGTGGGCATTTCTACCCTACGCTGGGCTCAGCAGGAATCATCTATCACCGTGATGGCACAGAGGTTTAA
- the foxi3b gene encoding forkhead box protein I3b isoform X1: MSSFETQGQSPPRCGPQFPSLGQEPPELSMYSDCYYPPPSLPSPQRTTPTSYDLSEFSTSSPNPYLWFNGSGINTPSYLATTGPPGNPGPPFVPQHYGMQRPYLGPAGAGGPGGELSWYSLPSQEDLMKLVRPPYSYSALIAMAIHGAPDRRLTLSQIYQYVADNFPFYNKSKAGWQNSIRHNLSLNDCFKKVPRDEDDPGKGNYWTLDPNCEKMFDNGNFRRKRKRKSDSLSGGDGGSGAPESGDSERDSPKNNSALNISPTADRIPSPSSSGPAHCLSSFLSEMSGVTTGAANEVGGDGLSRPLQINVPLDGPHRSTQPGSYSTYSPNSEWVPQVPAPPVLSSSPTHSSLGYSSPILSQYNGSSGHFYPTLGSAGIIYHRDGTEV, encoded by the exons ATGTCTTCATTTGAGACCCAGGGCCAGTCTCCTCCTCGGTGTGGCCCGCAGTTCCCCAGCCTCGGCCAGGAGCCCCCTGAGCTCAGTATGTACAGTGACTGCTACTACCCCCCTCCTTCCTTGCCAAGTCCTCAGCGCACCACGCCAACTTCCTACGATCTGAGCGAGTTCTCAACCTCCTCCCCAAACCCTTACCTCTGGTTCAACGGCTCCGGCATCAATACGCCGTCGTACCTGGCTACTACTGGCCCGCCCGGTAATCCCGGCCCTCCCTTTGTCCCTCAGCACTATGGCATGCAGAGGCCTTACCTGGGTCCTGCTGGAGCTGGGGGTCCAGGAGGGGAGCTGAGTTGGTACTCTCTCCCCTCACAAGAAGACCTGATGAAGCTGGTCAGGCCACCTTACTCCTACTCCGCTCTCATCGCCATGGCTATCCACGGAGCACCAGACAGGAGACTGACCTTGAGTCAGATTTACCAGTACGTCGCCGACAATTTCCCGTTCTACAACAAGAGTAAAGCAGGCTGGCAGAATTCCATCAGACACAACCTGTCACTCAATGACTGCTTCAAAAAAGTACCAAGAGATGAGGATGATCCag GCAAGGGCAACTACTGGACACTTGACCCAAACTGCGAAAAGATGTTTGACAACGGGAACTTCCGCCGCAAAAGGAAAAGGAAGTCTGATTCCCTCTCCGGTGGTGATGGCGGTTCAGGGGCTCCAGAGTCGGGTGACAGCGAGAGGGACAGCCCCAAAAACAACTCTGCCCTTAACATCTCACCCACAGCGGACAGGATCCCCTCACCTTCATCATCAGGTCCCGCACATTGTCTGAGCAGCTTCTTATCCGAGATGTCTGGTGTGACCACTGGAGCAGCTAATGAGGTGGGAGGTGATGGGTTAAGCAGGCCACTGCAGATCAACGTTCCTTTAGATGGGCCTCATAGATCCACGCAACCTGGAAGCTATAGTACCTACTCCCCCAACTCAGAGTGGGTACCGCAAGTGCCAGCTCCCCCTGTGCTCTCCTCTTCACCCACCCACTCTTCCCTAGGCTACTCTAGCCCCATCCTCAGCCAGTACAATGGGTCCAGTGGGCATTTCTACCCTACGCTGGGCTCAGCAGGAATCATCTATCACCGTGATGGCACAGAGGTTTAA